The sequence acttcgcaaataatagttttaaattatataattaaaaaaattgtttgattgatatttaattttttataatttatatttttaacgttttactaaaatactttttcagataacaatacaatatatatataaaaattatctttttaaattacatttttagattttggataattcaacatttctgtttttaattatataattaataattttatttaattaatatttagttatagaatttatgtttttaactttttacttaaagactttttcagataataatataatatatacataagttatctcttttttaaattatattttcagattttggataattcttactattcttcataataatcaattatctaatcaaaatcaattaaaatttcgtttttattttttaatttatttatacattttattcattaagggtataaacgatattaaccactctaactttcaacgtgagagtttcattgcaaaaatttacttcgcaaatagtAGTATAGATTGCAGTGAAATCTTAGTTTCTCATTGCTATCTtagatttttttacaaaaacgACGCATTTTATACAATCAATAAAGCTAGCAAAAAATGCAAAATTTTGGGGGCCAAAGCGGCAAaaataaacagtttttttttacaaagaatCAAAGGAAATAACATACACTAGGGTGTACATTTTagagtatattttatatacactCCGAGCTTCTAGTGGCCTGGTAGCTTCGTCACTGGGCTGCTACAAGCTTTAGGGCACTGTTTCCCCACCAACTTCGGAGATACGTTGGAGCACTGGAACGTTGCTGGACCGTCTTTTCCATTATATGTAATATCAATGTCGCCGATCTCCACGTTCTTACACGGAAATCCCTTGCTGCACAATAGCTTCACTGCGTCTTTGTTCCCTGATGATCCTTTGATATTCTTGAACTTTATGTCCACCAGCTTGATGGATGATGGTTTctacaaacaaataaaacaattgaaaatgaTAATCAATGGACTATGATCGTTAAGATTTTCTTGAAAAGTACTTTTCTGTACGTACATTCTTGTTGCATCGGTTCCAGGGGCAGTACTCTTGGTCGATGAGGATAGGGTTGCTAACATTGTGGAGAATAATATTCTCGAAATGGATACCAGAGGCGGTCGTGGAGCAAGCTGCAGAGGGCCATGTCTTGATTCTCACACCATTGTCAGTATTTCTGAGGGTGCAGTTCACGACCTTGACGCCAGTGACGTCTTCCTCGTGCCCGTATAATCCGAGGCTTCCAATACTGATTCCGTGTCCCGGACCGCATGAAACTCTTTCGACAAGAAGGTTTTTCATCCCGTCCCCAACAGAGATACAGTCATCTCCGGTTTTGATGTTGGTGTTGATGATCTTGATTCCGTCACTCCTTCCCACGTGGATTCCATCGGTGTTGGGACTCTCTTCAGGGGCTACGATCCTGATGTCTTCGAATGTCAGGTTCTTTGCCCCGATCACGTTAATGTGGAAGTTCTTTGCATCTAACGAGGTTATGTCTCTTACCTTACCGTCAGTTATGTAATCAAACCGTATGCTCTGTTCAACAATGACAAAACATCAACAAACTAACAATGCTATTTGCTATTTAGCTGAGTTATTATAGATAAAAGATAGACAACATACGATAGGGAGTCTCTTGCACTGAGTTAATGACGTCTTGTGGCAGTTATTAGCCCTCCATGAAGCGTTACCTTCACCGTCAAAGATACCACCTCCGTTCAATCTAAAGTTAGTAATCCTGCGGAAAGCGACCCAAAAGTCCTTCCCGTTAACGTTCCCATCAGCTCTCACAGTGCCTTGAAGAACAAATATTATAGGAGCTTTGCATGGACCCATCATCTCTATTTCCCCAAGCTTGAATTCACCTTTTGGGATCAAAACGGTGCTCTTGTCCACGCACTGACATGCCTCCTTGAATAGTTTCGACAATTCCTGCATCCCAAAGATCTTAAGATTTCTTGGAGAACAAGAACACTAATTGGTTAATGGGAAGATTAATAAAGTAGCAGAAAAACTTACGCCGGTGATATCAGAACCTGGACGAGCAGTGATTCTGAATTCTCTAGCATTTGCTGATAAagctaacaaacaaaaaacaaagaatGCTGATACTCCAAAATGTACACCCATTGCTGAGATTTATTCTAGTCACTAGTGATTAcagatttttttatgttttttctttttgtaaatcactaggttttttttttaatatataaaaatttagttttcGTATTTATGTTTTGTTCCTTGATTTGTCTGCCATTATATAGTCTCTGAGAGGAGAGAGTTTTTAAAGTTGGGTTTCTTATCCACCGTTCCTTTCACCTCTTCTTACCGATATTCTTGGAAACTTTTTAGTCGGAGTTTGACATAGACAAACACTAATAATACCATTGCTTAAAAATAAAGCTTATATTACCTTAATGCACATCAATtggagacaaaaaaaatttcaaatatctataaatttaaattcatttattaattcAGGAAAATATACATGTATGCCCAAAAATATTTCCCCAATTCTATCGTTCGGCATGTTTCTCGTTTATGCTGCATGTTATGCACATGGTGCACCCAGTCTTCATTCAGCAGGATTCATGTCAATACAGTTTTATCTTTGTAGATATCTAAACcttttaattaattgttttagtttcgttagttaaaaaaaaaaataactaaaaaattcTTCTTGAATGCCAAAGACACATAAATTAATAAGTTTGGGTATGAAGGAAGTAATAGTGAATTTAGTTTTGGCTAGGGAACATGAGGATATGCAAGAATAGCACTATCTTTCTCTACCACTGTGAGAACAAACACTGGCTATGATGTATGTCTTGTAGAATTTTATGAGAATGCATGGTGTGGTTTACAGTGATCCGACTTATAGAGGATCGAAATCTGAGCAAGAGTGTAACATTTCGAGCTGTTATATATGATGTACGGAAGTGCTTAAGAAAATTGATTTGACTACCTACATCACCAAAGTGCGCTTATCTTTTCTGGTacacatccgtttagaactTCGGAGTTAATCGTATTTGAACTGGAGTAATGGAATGATAAGTGACCTATCGAGAAGTGATTCacgatagcgtgcgagtgaggccaaaaaACAGGAAAAtgtcatgtggtgattgcatGGATCAGTAAACAATAATTTTGAGCCTTCGGAAAATTAACGCACCGCTCGTTAAATGGGATAGGGCCCACGGGTCGAGTGAGCGGGCGTGAGTgacccattagccgtgggcggtcGGAGCGTAACAAGTGGTGTCAGAACTGGTTAGACATCTCGATTCTGACCcgagaggcgtcttgagacATGTCGTAGGAcgcaacgaggacgttgcgttctttgagaagggtgaattgtaacattcCGAGTTATGATATATGGAAGAGCTTAAGAGAATTAATTTGGCTACATATGTCACTAATGTGCGCTTAACTTTTATGACACACATATGTTTAGAACTCTAGAGTTAAGCGTACTTGAACTGCAGTAGTAGAATGATAGGTGACCTATCGGAAAGTGATTCATGATAGCGTGCGAGGGAGGCCAAAGAACGGAGAAAATtcatgtggtgattgcaggaTCAGTAAACAATAATTTCGACCTTTCAAAAAATTAACGCACCGTTCGTCAGATGGGATGAGGCCCACAGGCCGAATGAGCGGGCTTGGATGGCCCATTAGTTGTGGAAGGTCGGAGCGTCACGAATGAATTACACAGAGACAAGTCGAGTTTATGAATAATTTTgcacaaatatttttgaaaaaaatatcatataaactATTCTGATGTGGTTttatttacagttttaatatattgACGATGCATGAATTGCTATTTAGAACATCTTTATTCATAGTACTATGGAAAAATTCTCAACAAAACAATACTGAAAATATAGTTGATATATTCATGGGGTTCCCAAAATCTTGAGATATGCATGCAATTGCCTCAATTATGAGTATCTCATTTTTGAAAACCACACATATACATGTTAATTAGAACTGAAGTCAAGACCTTGAACCCACCTAGTCCTATAAATTACTtgtttagatttagttttatatgaTCCCAAAATGATTTTTTCTAACTAAGCTTATTTGGACTTTAGATTTTTGGTCTGAAATCCATTTGGATTAAGACTAGCCCGAAAAAACTAAAtctttatatgttttaatttatatgtgattatttaaaTCTTGTCAAATTTGATTTGTCtataatttgattttaaagTTTATGAAAAACACTTCTGTTAAAGAGGAAAATTttaaacagattttatattCTAAGACAAAAAGTTGAAaccgatttttatgaaaatttggATGTTTTAAAACggtaaaatgatagatataacaatataattaataatttcgaAAACCCTTATAGTTCTTTTAGAACTGTGTGATCTTTCTTTTGCGGGCCGAACCAGGCTaagtttaaataataataaattttataagttttgGGTCGGGCTGCAGCGCACTAGCCCAATTGACACCCACAACATATAAAGatactatgttttttttattgttttgttgaGAACTTTTCCTCCGTACTAGAGATGgaaatgttcttttttttttttgtcggggatttatttagatattacaattatgagaaagattacaaagACGATTCGATTACCGataatactacctgccttatgaggatCTACGCCTAACTGTCTCatttgagccgtcctatgaagatcacgCCTGAccggatttacttgcaccatgttgagaaACTCTTGTAAGCCTTTCTTCCGTAATCGCATAATTGTTGAATAAATCGTTTGCTCCGGgaattgaaacctggatttcctgtgcaatctgcaagaaattgcatagtctgggatttgaaccccagacctgagtgtagaagcctttaaaccatAACCACTAgactacggtgcttccacagaTGGAAATGTTCTTAGTACATGGTTTTGACTTAGAGCATCCACAGCGTTAAAAGACTATATTGAGTTCTTTAAAATTGAAAAGTAAAACAAACATGTGGAGGGAAAGTTTCTTTAAGAACAAGAAGAGTACGGTCGCAGAGAAACTTCTCTGATTTTCTTTCTTACTTTACCtatttgttaaaattttttaaTCTCTTGAAACTGATTTGAGATACTAGCACTGTGGATGCCTTTAGAACACCTCTAATGGTGAGTATTAGAATAGGTTATAagcatttaagaaaaaaaaaacaaaataaagaaattagAAGAGAAAAGACCAAAAAttcttattttagaattttttaaaaattcttaatATCTTTAAGAGACACATGTTATCATGTGATAGgaaattaatgttttgtttggtttagaaaaaaagaacatgaatgaataattataatagtaatattttgttgtttttagaaACATGTATGGTATCTATCCGTTGGAGTTGCTCTTAGAATGATAATACTTGCAGggtttctataaaaaaaaatattatagctatttagttttttttatacacGTTGAAACATTGTCTAAaggacaaattttttttaaaataccaaACCGGTTAGTAATTAAGAACTTTTGTGATGTTTCTCTTTTCTAAATTattagttttcatttatttttatcaaaaactctTTTTCACTTCCACGTCGAGGTGCTCTTATCTAGACTGAGACAAGCTGAACAACTTCTCTTGGCGAATCCTATTTACATTTCCGTGGGGCGAAACTGTTGGGTTTTCCTCCATTAACCAAATCCAACTAATAAGTGGATAAGGATGATGAATAAAATCTAATAAAGATTAGAGAGTGTTTATAGAATTAGCTTGTTACCTTCACTAGTATAAGTAAgatgttttatttcttttttttttctgaaacacaAATAAGATGTTTTAATAGCATTTGTATTTTGTAATCTATCCAAGAACAAACACTAAGAAAGCAAATCTAAGCGAGAAACATTTTTTTGAGAGTGATCacaaaaagagtttttttttactaaattctCTTTCCTAAAAGCACTCGCAATGAGAATCTTTAAAGAAGAGtcgttaataaaaaaataattaaataatcagtAGAGTCCACCAAAAGCTAATGatttaaaattcttaaataaaGACTATTTTTTAGTGATTCTTTGCACTATTTGCGGGTCCCCATGACATGTGCTGACCCACGATTggttgatattattatttttttaatctaaaaaaaaagaaaaaataatacttaaaaaatcaaaatatactgTTTCTAAGTACTCTCTTTGGATAACACCATTGCGGGTGCTCTAAATAGAAACGTCTTTCTATAATTTGAAGTTGTCTCCTCCCATATCAAACTTGTGAAAGACATTCGGCTAGCTTTCCCAACAGAAACCTCTTCACCACCTTTCCCTAGCTAAATGGAGTATCCTGATCCATCGAGTTTTGGCTCACATGGTATGATTGATTAGATGATATTGTTGAGGTCTAGGGACCAGGTTTTAACAGAAGTCGGTCATGTTTTCTTATTCGTATGACTAGAAAATCAAATCACTGTTCATTAGACCTTCATGTTGTATAACATCTGCAAAATAAATCTTTTTAATGACTAGGAAGTTTTGAACACGAAAACACGCAGAATAATTCTTTTTACAGCGCAGATCTCTCccaaaaaaataactatataaattCTAGTTGACAACAAAAATCTTGTGCAAATGTAATATGCATGCATActcaattttattatttcaggTGTTTGATTTCAAACATCGATCTGATAATGGGATTTGGATGTAACCAAAAGGAACAAAAGGCAAACTTAAATCCGTACCAGATCATCATAGAGCATCCATGCATCTTCCCATTTACTATACTTACTAGGTGTTTTAcccgcgatgcgggcttaaacattttcataaatttttgaaaagttctttgtataCTATTCTAGTTATATGtgttttccaaaaagaattcttgcgatcaatttagtatcatctatgcattgtctactctcgaatatataaatatatatatttctgaacaattaaatattaaaatattttagtggtataatttaaacttgggtctctagtcaaaaaacaaaacttgttccaatttatgtaaagaatattattttttgaatgagcaaagatttaaggatagttattttttaagaacattaacttttatttctgaacaattaaatattaaaatattttagtgttataatttaaacttgggtctctagtcaaaaaaacaaaacttgtttccaatttatgtaaagaatattttttttttttgtgaatgagCAAATATTTAAGGATGGCTATTAGCAAATAAATGTTtgagaactttaattttttttttttgagattctactgctataatagtttaagggtttttgaaatattactaattaattgttcTTGATTCgaagattttcaaatttcatcaaaattctttatttatttatgataatagATTTTCAttcaattttaacaaaattaactttattaaaatataatttccttttttattcataagatacaactttaaaaatattttgacaattaaaataatggatgtaagatttaaaatccgctatgtaattttatttgaatatcacaacaacaaTTTACATAGCGGTAGAGTTTAGGTCTTTTAGCTTAagttttaagattattttagtgtttagggttgTAGAGTTTAGCGTTAGATGAGATTTATGGTTAGGTTTATGTAGGGTTTTTAGGATTAggtttaggcagggtttagggttagcagggtttagggttaggtacggtttttagggttaggcagggtttagggttaggaaaggtttagggttagaaaggtttagggttaggtagggttagggttaaaaagggtttagggtaggtagagtttagggttagtagggttctGGTTAGGTAGGgcttagggttaggtagggtttagggttggtaggGTTAGGNNNNNNNNNNNNNNNNNNNNNNNNNNNNNNNNNNNNNNNNNNNNNNNNNNNNNNNNNNNNNNNNNNNNNNNNNNNNNNNNNNNNNNNNNNNNNNNNNNNNTTACTATTCTTcataataatcaattatctaatcaaaatcaattaaaatttcgtttttattttttaatttatttatacattttattcattaagggttataaacgatattaaccactctaactttcaacgtgagagtttcattgcaaaaatttacttcgcaaatagtAGTATAGATTGCAGTGAAATCTTAGTTTCTCATTGCTATCTTAGATTTTTTACAAAAACGACGCATTTTATACAATCAATCAATAAAGCTAGCAAAAAATGCAAAATTTGGGGGCCAAAGCGGCAaaataaacagttttttttttacaaagaatCAAAGGAAATAACATACACTAGGGTGTACATTTagagtatattttatatatacactcCGAGCTTCTAGTGGCCTGGTAGCTTCGTCACTGGGCTGCTACAAGCTTTAGGGCACTGTTTCCCCACCAACTTCGGAGATACGTTGGAGCACTGGAACGTTGCTGGACCGTCTTTTCCATTATATGTAATATCAATGTCGCCGATCTCCACGTTCTTACACGGAAATCCCTTGCACAATAGCTTCACTGCGTCTTTGTTCCCTGATGATCCTTTGATATTCTTGAACTTTATGTCCACCAGCTTGATGGATGATGGTTTctacaaacaaataaaacaattgaaaatgaTAATCATGGACTATGATCGTTAAGATTTTCTTGAAAAGTACTTTTCTGTACGTACATTCTTGTTGCATCGGTTCCAGGGGCAGTACTCTGGTCGATGAGGATAGGGTTGCTAACATTGTGGAGAATAATATTCTCGAAATGGATACCAGAGGCGGTCGTGGAGCAAGCTGCAGAGGGCCATGTCTTGATTCTCACACCATTGTCAGTATTTCTGAGGGTGCAGTTCACGACCTTGACGCCAGTGACGTCTTCCTCGTGCCCGTATAATCCGAGGCTTCCAATACTGATTCCGTGTCCCGGACCGCATGAAACTCTTTCGACAAGAAGGTTTTTCATCCCGTCCCCAACAGAGATACAGTCATCTCCGGTTTTGATGTTGGTGTTGATGATCTTGATTCCGTCACTCCTTCCCACGTGGATTCCATCGGTGTTGGGACTCTCTTCAGGGGCTACGATCCTGATGTCTTCGAATGTCAGGTTCTTTGCCCCGATCACGTTAATGTGGAAGTTCTTTGCATCTAACGAGGTTATGTCTCTTACCTTACCGTCAGTTATGTAATCAAACCGTATGCTCTGTTCAACAATGACAAAAACATCAACAAACTAACAATGCTATTTGCTATTTAGCTGAGTTATTATAGATAAAAGATAGACAACATACGATAGGGAGTCTCTTGCACTGAGTTAATGACGTCTTGTGGCAGTTATTAGCCCTCCATGAAGCGTTACCTTCACCGTCAAAGATACCACCTCCGTTCAATCTAAAGTTAGTAATCCTGCGGAAAGCGACCAAAAGTCCTTCCCGTTAACGTTCCCATCAGCTCTCACAGTGCCTTGAAGAACAAATATTATAGGAGCTTTGCATGGACCCATCATCTCTATTTCCCAAGCTTGAATTCACCTTTTGGGATCAAAACGGTGCTCTTGTCCACGCACTGACATGCCTCCTTGAATAGTTTCGACAATTCCTGCATCCCAAAGATCTTAAGATTTCTTGGAGAACAAGAACACTAATTGGTTAATGGGAAGATAATAAAGTAGCAGAAAAACTTACGCCGGTGATATCAGAACCTGGACGAGCAGTGATTCTGAATTCTCTAGCATTTGCTGATAAagctaacaaacaaaaaacaaagaatGCTGATACTCCAAAATGTACACCATTGCTGAGATTTATTCTAGTCACTAGTGATTacagatttttttgttttttcttttgtaaatcactaggttttttttttaatatataaaaatttagttttcGTATTTATGTTTTGTTCCTTGATTTGTCTGCCATTATATAGTCTCTGAGAGGAGAGAGTTTTAAAGTTGGGTTTCTTATCCACCGTTCTTTCACCTCTTCTACCGATATTCTTGGAAACTTTTTAGTCGGAGTTTGACATAGACAAACACTAATAATACCATTGCTTAAAAATAAAGCTTATATTACCTTAATGCACATCAATtggagacaaaaaaaatttcaaatatctataaatttaaattcatttattaattcAGGAAAATATACATGTATGCCCAAAAATATTTCCCCAATTCTATCGTTCGGCATGTTTCTCGTTTATGCTGCATGTTATGCACATGGTGCACCCAGTCTTTCATTCAGCAGGATTCATGTCAATACAGTTTTATCTTTGTAGATATCTAAACcttttaattaattgttttagtttcgttagttaaaaaaaaaaataactaaaaaattcTTCTTGAATGCCAAAGACACATAAATTAATAAGTTTGGGTATGAAGGAAGTAATAGTGAATTTAGTTTTGGCTAGGGAACATGAGGATATGCAAGAATAGCACTATCTTTCTCTACCACTGTGAGAACAAACACTGGCTATGATGTATGTCTTGTAGAATTTTATGAGAATGCATGGTGTGGTTTACAGTGATCCGACTTATAGAGGATCGAAATCTGAGCAAGAGTGTAACATTTCGAGCTGTATATATGATGTACGGAAGTGCTTAAGAAAATTGATTTGACTACCTACATCACCAAAGTGCGCTTATCTTTTCTGGTacacatccgtttagaactTCGGAGTTAATCGTATTTGAACTGGAGTAATGGAATGATAATGACCTATCGAGAAGTGATTCacgatagcgtgcgagtgaggccaaaaaACAGGAAAAtgtcatgtggtgattgcatGGATCAGTAAACAATAATTTTGAGCCTTCGGAAAATTAACGCACCGCTCGTTAAATGGGATAGGGCCCACGGGTCGATGATGAGCGGGCGGTGAGTgacccattagccgtgggcggtcGGAGCGTAACAAGTGGTGTCAGAACTGGTTAGACATCTCGATTCTGACCcgagaggcgtcttgagacATGTCGTAGGAcgcaacgaggacgttgcgttctttgagaagggtgaattgtaacattcCGAGTTATGATATATGGAAGAGCTTAAGAGAATTAATTTGGCTACATATGTCACTAATGTGCGCTTAACTTTTATGACACAATATGTTTAGAACTCTAGAGTTAAGCGTACTTGAACTGCAGTAGTAGAATGATAGGTGACCTATCGGAAAGTGATTCATGATAGCGTGCGAGGGAGGCCAAAGAACGGAGAAAATtcatgtggtgattgcaggaTCAGTAAACAATAATTTCGACCTTTCAAAAAATAACGCACCGTTCGTCAGATGGGATGAGGCCCACAGGCCGAATGAGCGGGCTTGGATGGCCCATTAGTTGTGGAAGGTCGGAGCGTCACGAATGAATTACACAGAGACAAGTCGAGTTTATGAATAATTTTgcacaaatatttttgaaaaaaatatcatataaactATTCTGATGGGTTttatttacagttttaatatattgACGATGCATGAATTGCTATTTAGAACATCTTTATTCATAGTACTATGGAAAAATTCTCACAAAACAATACTGAAAATATAGTTGATATATTCATGGGGTTCCCAAAATCTTGAGATATGCATGCAATTGCCTCAATTATGAGTATCTCATTTTTGAAAACCACACATTACATGTTAATTAGACTGAAGTCAAGACCTTGAACCCACCTAGTCCTATAAATTACTtgtttagatttagttttatatgaTCCCAAAATGATTTTTTCTAACTAAAGCTTATTTGGACTTTAGATTTTTGGTCTGAAATCCATTTGGATTAAGACTAGCCCGAAAAACTAAAtctttatatgttttaatttatatgtgattatttaaaTCTTGTCAAATTTGATTTGTCTATAATTTGATTTAAAGTTTATGAAAAACACTTCTGTTAAAGAGGAAAATTttaaacagattttatattCTAAGACAAAAAGTTGAAaccgatttttatgaaaatttggATGTTTTAAAACggtaaaatgatagatataacaatataattaataatttcgaA comes from Brassica rapa cultivar Chiifu-401-42 chromosome A02, CAAS_Brap_v3.01, whole genome shotgun sequence and encodes:
- the LOC117132121 gene encoding polygalacturonase-like gives rise to the protein MGVHFGVSAFFVFCLLALSANAREFRITARPGSDITGELSKLFKEACQCVDKSTVLIPKGEFKLGEIEMMGPCKAPIIFVLQGTVRADGNVNGKDFWVAFRRITNFRLNGGGIFDGEGNASWRANNCHKTSLTQCKRLPISIRFDYITDGKVRDITSLDAKNFHINVIGAKNLTFEDIRIVAPEESPNTDGIHVGRSDGIKIINTNIKTGDDCISVGDGMKNLLVERVSCGPGHGISIGSLGLYGHEEDVTGVKVVNCTLRNTDNGVRIKTWPSAACSTTASGIHFENIILHNVSNPILIDQEYCPWNRCNKNKPSSIKLVDIKFKNIKGSSGNKDAVKLLCSKGFPCKNVEIGDIDITYNGKDGPATFQCSNVSPKLVGKQCPKACSSPVTKLPGH